A single window of Salvia splendens isolate huo1 chromosome 8, SspV2, whole genome shotgun sequence DNA harbors:
- the LOC121745320 gene encoding transcription initiation factor IIF subunit alpha-like, with product MSIDLILKPSCGACGSTTELYGSTCKHLTLCVSCGKSMAEKRSKCYECGTPITRLIREYNVRASSSNDKNYFIARFASGLPNFKKKNENKWTLQKEGLQGRQVTDTLREKFKNKPWLLEDETGQFQFHGHLEGTQTATYYLLMLQGKEFVAIPAGSWYNFNKVAQYKQLTLEEAEEKMNNRRKTADGYQRWMMKAANNGAAAFGEVEKFDGREGASGSGRGRKKTTGDDDEANASDRGDEDEDEESARKNRLGLNKKSGDDDEEGPRGGDLDFDDDDIEKGDDWEHEEIFTDDDEAVGIDPEEREDLAPEIPAPPEIKQDDEDEDEADEEDKEGGLSKSGKELKKLLGRSNGLNDSDSEDDDDDDDADDDISPVIAPKKEAPKEEPVHNNSPLKATNSTAGRGTPSTSKSSKGKRKVGSDDSKTPNSAPLKKVKTENETRAVKDENASSLKSAAHPKGAMPPTSSKSVSAPATGPVTEEEIRAVLLPKTPVTTKDLLAKFRSRLKTKEEKDAFSAIMKRISKIQKTNGATNYVVLRDNLA from the exons ATGTCAATTGATTTGATATTGAAGCCGTCGTGCGGTGCCTGTGGATCGACGACGGAGCTCTACGGCAGCACGTGCAAGCACCTGACGCTATGCGTGAGCTGTGGCAAATCTATGGCCGAGAAACGTTCCAAGTGCTACGAGTGCGGAACCCCTATCACTCGCCTGATTAGG GAATATAATGTACGTGCCAGTTCCAGCAACGACAAAAATTATTTCATTGCAAGATTTGCCTCAGGATTACCAAATTTTAAGAAGAAGAATGAGAATAAATGGACCTTGCAGAAGGAAGGTTTGCAGGGGCGCCAAGTGACTGACACTCTGCGG GAGAAATTCAAGAATAAACCTTGGCTACTGGAAGACGAAACGGGTCAGTTTCAATTCCATGGTCACCTTGAGGGCACACAGACAGCCACATATTATCTTCTAATGCTTCAAGGAAAGGAATTTGTTGCTATTCCTGCTGGGTCCTG GTACAATTTCAACAAAGTGGCACAATATAAGCAACTAACCTTGGAGGAAGCCgaagaaaaaatgaataatagaAGGAAAACAGCTGATGGCTACCAGAGATGGATGATGAAAGCAGCAAACAATGGAGCTGCAGCCTTTGGTGAAGTTGAGAAGTTTGATGGTCGGGAAGGTGCATCTGGTAGTGGGAGGGGGCGCAAAAAAACTACAGGGGATGATGATGAAGCCAATGCTTCAGATAGAGGAgacgaagatgaagatgaagagtcAGCAAGAAAAAACAGGTTGGGTCTCAACAAGAAAAGTGGGGATGACGATGAAGAAGGTCCAAGAGGTGGTGACCTTGACTTTGATGACGATGATATTGAGAAGG GTGATGATTGGGAACATGAAGAAATTTTCACTGACGATGATGAAGCAGTTGGGATTGATCCAGAGGAACGTGAAGATTTGGCCCCTGAGATCCCTGCACCTCCAGAAATTAAGCAG gatgatgaggatgaggatgaagcTGACGAAGAAGATAAGGAGGGAGGACTGAGTAAATCTGGAAAAGAGCTGAAGAAGCTACTTGGGCGGTCTAATGGGCTGAATGATTCCGACTCCGAGGATGACGACGATGACGATGAT GCGGATGATGATATATCACCAGTAATCGCCCCAAAGAAGGAAGCTCCTAAAGAGGAGCCAGTTCATAACAACAGTCCCCTTAAAGCAACAAATTCCACAGCTGGTCGTGGGACACCATCTACTTCAAAATCGTCCAAGGGGAAAAGAAAAGTAGGCAGTGATGATTCAAAAACACCGAACAGTGCACCTTTAAAGAAAGTGAAAACAGAAAAT GAAACAAGAGCTGTGAAAGATGAGAATGCTTCATCCTTAAAAAGCGCTGCACATCCTAAAGGTGCAATGCCACCCACATCATCAAAAAGTGTGTCGGCACCAGCAACTGGACCAGTTACTGAAGAGGAAATTAGGGCTGTTCTACTACCAAAGACGCCAGTGACCACGAAGGATCTTCTGGCTAAATTCAGATCCAGATTGAAGACAAAAGAG GAAAAGGATGCTTTTTCAGCTATAATGAAAAGGATATCAAAGATCCAAAAGACCAATGGTGCCACAAACTACGTAGTTCTTAGAGATAACTTGGCGTAG